One genomic window of Paraburkholderia phytofirmans PsJN includes the following:
- a CDS encoding ABC transporter substrate-binding protein: protein MSEANESPAAAATDVKEKGLSRRTFIKGAVAAAGIAGFPYVQAQEKITLRYLGTAVNQSADIAKKFKEDTGIEIQYVPVTTDDVAKRIITQPNSFDIVDTEYFALKKLIPAGTLAGMDAKRIKLADKITPVLTRGEVNGKKIGDQGTAPKKVMFLTGPRSTEFSATPTEWMTLIPTTYNADTLGIRPDLIKRPIDSWAELLNPQFKGKAALLNIPAIGIMDSAMAIEAMGHMKYGDKGNMTKAEIDQTIKILIEAKRAGQFRAFWKDFNESVNLMASGEVVIQSMWSPAVTKVRTMGVACKFQPLKEGYRSWASGFGFPRSLQGKKLDAAYEFVNWFQDGWAGAYLMRQGYYSGVLETAKTHMQPYEWDYWIEGKPAAQDIKAPDGQLLEKTGTVRDGGSYNQRMGAIACWNAVMDENIYMVQKWNEFIAA from the coding sequence ATGAGTGAAGCGAACGAAAGCCCGGCAGCGGCTGCAACCGATGTGAAGGAAAAAGGCCTGTCGCGCCGCACGTTCATCAAGGGTGCGGTGGCGGCGGCCGGCATTGCCGGTTTTCCGTACGTGCAGGCACAGGAAAAAATCACGTTGCGCTACCTCGGCACGGCGGTCAATCAGAGCGCCGACATCGCGAAGAAATTCAAGGAAGACACCGGCATCGAGATTCAATACGTGCCGGTGACCACCGACGACGTCGCCAAACGCATCATCACGCAACCGAACTCGTTCGACATTGTCGACACCGAATATTTCGCGCTCAAGAAGTTGATTCCGGCCGGCACGCTGGCCGGCATGGACGCGAAGCGCATCAAGCTGGCCGACAAGATCACGCCGGTGCTCACGCGCGGCGAAGTCAACGGCAAGAAGATCGGCGATCAAGGCACCGCGCCGAAGAAGGTGATGTTCCTCACCGGCCCGCGCTCCACGGAGTTCTCCGCCACGCCGACCGAATGGATGACGCTGATTCCCACCACCTACAACGCGGACACGCTCGGCATTCGGCCCGACCTGATCAAGCGGCCCATTGACAGTTGGGCGGAACTGCTCAATCCGCAGTTCAAGGGCAAAGCGGCGCTACTGAACATTCCCGCGATCGGCATCATGGACTCGGCCATGGCGATCGAGGCGATGGGCCACATGAAATACGGCGACAAAGGCAACATGACCAAGGCCGAGATCGATCAGACCATCAAGATCCTGATCGAAGCAAAACGCGCCGGCCAGTTTCGCGCGTTCTGGAAGGACTTCAACGAGAGCGTGAACCTGATGGCCTCGGGCGAAGTGGTGATCCAGTCGATGTGGTCGCCAGCGGTCACGAAGGTGCGCACCATGGGTGTCGCCTGCAAGTTTCAGCCGCTCAAGGAAGGCTACCGTTCGTGGGCGTCGGGCTTCGGTTTCCCGCGTTCGCTGCAAGGCAAGAAGCTCGACGCCGCCTATGAGTTCGTCAACTGGTTCCAGGACGGCTGGGCGGGTGCGTACCTGATGCGTCAGGGCTATTACTCGGGCGTGCTGGAAACCGCGAAAACGCACATGCAGCCCTACGAATGGGACTACTGGATCGAAGGCAAGCCGGCAGCGCAGGACATCAAGGCGCCGGACGGCCAGTTGCTCGAAAAGACCGGCACCGTGCGCGACGGCGGCTCGTACAACCAGCGCATGGGTGCGATTGCCTGCTGGAACGCGGTGATGGACGAGAACATCTATATGGTCCAGAAGTGGAACGAGTTCATCGCGGCCTGA
- a CDS encoding ABC transporter permease translates to MATIELPSHAQDEPVKHRRAPAWLQATPLSLTFLLFFIVPLVITLIVSFWDFNEYQIIPAFTLKNYAAIFNGCSSLTDVCVTFKTYWSTLKFCAIVWAVTLLLGFSIAYFLAFHVRTTSMQTVLFLVCTIPFWTSNVIRMISWMPLLGRNGLVNQALLGAHLIDQPLEWLLYSNFSVVLAFVHLYTFFMIVPIFNAMMRIDRSLLEAARDAGASGWQVVRDVVLPLSKTGIVIGSIFVITIVMGDFLTVGVMGGQQIASVGKIIQVQTGYLQFPAAAANAIMLLAVVLMIVWGLTRVVDIRKEL, encoded by the coding sequence ATGGCAACGATCGAGCTTCCCTCGCACGCACAGGACGAGCCTGTCAAACACCGCCGCGCGCCGGCGTGGTTGCAGGCAACGCCACTTTCGCTGACGTTCCTGCTGTTTTTTATCGTGCCGCTGGTCATCACGCTGATCGTCAGTTTCTGGGACTTCAACGAATACCAGATCATTCCCGCGTTCACGCTGAAGAACTATGCGGCGATCTTCAACGGCTGTTCGTCGCTGACGGATGTTTGTGTCACCTTCAAGACATACTGGTCGACGCTCAAGTTCTGCGCGATCGTGTGGGCGGTGACCTTGCTGCTGGGCTTTTCGATCGCCTATTTCCTCGCGTTCCACGTGCGCACCACGAGCATGCAGACCGTGCTGTTCCTCGTCTGCACGATTCCGTTCTGGACCTCGAACGTGATCCGCATGATTTCGTGGATGCCGCTGCTCGGACGCAACGGCCTCGTCAATCAGGCGCTGCTCGGCGCGCATCTGATCGATCAGCCGCTGGAATGGCTGCTGTATTCGAACTTTTCGGTGGTGCTCGCCTTCGTTCACCTCTACACGTTCTTCATGATCGTGCCGATTTTCAACGCGATGATGCGCATCGACCGCTCCCTCCTGGAAGCCGCGCGCGACGCCGGCGCAAGCGGCTGGCAAGTGGTGCGCGACGTGGTTCTGCCGCTGTCGAAAACCGGCATCGTGATCGGTTCGATCTTCGTCATCACGATCGTGATGGGCGACTTTCTGACCGTCGGCGTAATGGGCGGCCAGCAGATCGCCTCGGTGGGCAAGATCATTCAGGTGCAAACCGGCTACCTGCAATTTCCCGCGGCGGCGGCCAACGCAATCATGCTGCTCGCCGTTGTGTTGATGATCGTGTGGGGCTTGACGCGGGTCGTCGACATCCGCAAGGAGTTGTGA
- a CDS encoding ABC transporter permease, which produces MQAIRLKHREHRPASFYWLALLFGLFVLFLYGPVITIFILSFQGPEGGLTFPMRGVSLHWFAMLRDGVGDVDIWGAFGRSVRLALAVTVLTVLFSVAAGLAFRRKFRGDTAVFYVSVASLIMPSIIVSLGIGLTFRLLDNGVKYFATAWGYQSFADSYTTSMGLFTSALGAHLTWTLPFGLLVMFAVFNRFNPAYEEASRDLGATPWQSFRHVVLPIIGPSVVGVAMFGFTLSWDEIARTSQAIGDQNTLPLELQGLTTSVTTPVIYALGTMTTVLSLTVMGVCLLAVRLLARRRAVAALK; this is translated from the coding sequence ATGCAGGCCATTCGTCTCAAACATCGGGAACACCGTCCGGCGAGTTTCTATTGGCTCGCGCTGCTGTTCGGCCTGTTCGTGCTGTTTCTCTACGGACCTGTGATCACGATTTTCATTCTGTCGTTTCAGGGCCCCGAAGGCGGCCTCACGTTTCCGATGCGCGGTGTGTCGCTGCACTGGTTCGCCATGCTGCGCGACGGTGTGGGCGATGTCGATATCTGGGGTGCGTTCGGGCGTTCCGTGCGGCTCGCGTTGGCGGTCACGGTACTGACGGTGCTGTTTTCCGTCGCGGCGGGTCTCGCGTTTCGCAGAAAATTTCGCGGCGATACAGCGGTGTTTTACGTCTCCGTGGCCAGTCTGATCATGCCGTCCATTATCGTGTCGCTCGGCATCGGTTTGACATTCCGTCTGCTGGATAACGGCGTGAAGTACTTCGCCACCGCGTGGGGCTATCAGTCTTTCGCCGACAGCTACACCACGTCGATGGGCTTGTTCACCTCCGCACTCGGCGCGCATCTCACGTGGACGCTGCCGTTCGGTTTGCTGGTGATGTTCGCGGTCTTCAACCGCTTCAATCCCGCTTACGAAGAAGCCTCGCGCGATCTGGGCGCCACGCCCTGGCAAAGTTTCCGGCATGTGGTGCTGCCGATCATCGGCCCTTCGGTGGTGGGTGTCGCCATGTTCGGCTTCACGCTCTCATGGGACGAAATTGCCCGCACCTCGCAGGCGATCGGCGATCAGAACACCTTGCCGCTCGAGCTTCAGGGTCTCACCACGTCGGTGACCACGCCCGTGATCTACGCGCTGGGCACCATGACGACGGTGTTGTCGCTGACCGTGATGGGCGTGTGTCTGCTCGCCGTGCGATTGCTGGCGCGCAGGCGCGCGGTGGCGGCACTGAAATAA
- a CDS encoding acyl-CoA dehydrogenase family protein, producing the protein MSAVELATNPHHSIADAAQLFGDNPLIRRFAPVFARIAEGAVEREQHRELAYAPVEWLREAGYTKLRVPRQYGGEGVSLAQFFALVTRLGEADSNLPQILRVHGGFIESLLEQDDEALRDRWLTRIARGEIVGGAVSERTGVTSNSVRLTQTGGAWHLDGEKYYTTGTLYADWVDVTAHDGQSDVRVLVKADTPGLERIDDWDGFGQRLTGSGTARFTHVPVSLDNLYRRYHASEPRRNSLLTAYYQALHVANLAGISRAALRDAVAFTQTKTRTFGVPGESSPRDNPLVHRVVGRLASLAYSTQSISASLARAIDDVSVARQEGRTNEQTYINLDIQTFQAQQIVIEQTLQAATLLFEVGGASATSETRRFDRYWRNARVLASHNPAIIREAAIGDFYLNGNAHSERFGVAREQVLATEAATATA; encoded by the coding sequence ATGTCCGCAGTTGAGCTAGCAACAAACCCGCATCACAGCATTGCCGACGCCGCGCAACTCTTCGGCGACAACCCGCTGATTCGCCGCTTTGCGCCGGTTTTCGCGCGTATTGCTGAAGGCGCGGTCGAGCGCGAGCAGCATCGCGAACTCGCTTATGCGCCCGTCGAGTGGCTGCGCGAAGCCGGCTATACCAAACTGCGCGTGCCCAGACAATACGGCGGCGAAGGCGTCTCGCTGGCACAGTTCTTCGCGCTGGTTACGCGCCTCGGCGAAGCAGATTCGAATCTGCCGCAAATCCTGCGCGTGCACGGCGGCTTTATCGAATCGCTGCTGGAACAAGACGACGAAGCGTTGCGCGACCGTTGGCTCACACGTATTGCGCGAGGTGAGATAGTCGGTGGCGCGGTGTCGGAGCGCACTGGCGTCACCAGCAACAGCGTGCGTCTCACGCAAACCGGCGGTGCCTGGCATCTCGACGGCGAAAAGTACTACACCACCGGCACGCTCTACGCCGACTGGGTAGACGTCACCGCGCACGACGGCCAGAGCGATGTGCGCGTGCTCGTCAAAGCCGATACGCCAGGCCTCGAACGCATCGACGATTGGGATGGTTTCGGACAACGGCTCACGGGCAGCGGCACGGCGCGCTTCACGCACGTGCCGGTCTCGCTCGACAATCTTTACCGCCGCTATCATGCCTCCGAGCCGCGTCGCAATAGTCTGCTGACGGCTTACTACCAGGCACTGCATGTCGCAAACCTCGCGGGCATCAGCCGCGCAGCGTTGCGCGATGCGGTCGCGTTCACGCAAACTAAAACGCGCACCTTCGGTGTGCCGGGCGAATCGAGTCCGCGCGACAACCCGCTCGTGCATCGCGTGGTCGGGCGGCTCGCGAGCCTGGCTTACTCGACGCAGAGCATCAGCGCGTCGCTCGCGCGTGCCATCGACGACGTCTCGGTCGCGCGCCAGGAAGGCCGCACCAACGAACAGACTTACATCAACCTCGACATTCAGACCTTCCAGGCGCAACAGATCGTCATCGAGCAGACGTTGCAGGCGGCCACACTGCTGTTTGAAGTGGGCGGCGCATCGGCAACCAGCGAGACGCGCCGTTTCGACCGCTACTGGCGCAATGCACGCGTGCTGGCGTCGCACAATCCCGCGATCATTCGCGAGGCCGCGATCGGTGATTTTTACCTTAACGGTAACGCGCACAGCGAGCGCTTCGGCGTGGCGCGAGAACAGGTGTTGGCAACCGAAGCGGCCACGGCAACGGCATAA
- a CDS encoding SLATT domain-containing protein has translation MKNLPAYEPPVDENQLLLKWIRRARESQMSHYDMADLLSARDRKVGWLVTALTAFVGTAVFASLNLSAVSPGLRILVGLVSVTAAVSAALQTFLRYAERAEKHRAAGARYGAVRRRLEAIYAGDADARDGHYLTAIRDELDRLAEDSPNVPPRVFYRTQRTLSADAQRKRGD, from the coding sequence ATGAAGAACTTGCCTGCCTACGAGCCGCCGGTCGACGAAAACCAACTCCTGTTGAAGTGGATCCGGCGCGCACGCGAATCCCAGATGAGCCATTACGACATGGCCGATCTGCTGTCGGCGCGCGACCGCAAGGTCGGCTGGCTCGTGACCGCCCTCACCGCTTTCGTGGGCACGGCGGTGTTTGCATCGCTGAATCTGTCGGCGGTTTCGCCGGGACTCAGGATTTTAGTCGGCCTCGTGAGCGTAACGGCCGCGGTCTCGGCCGCGTTGCAAACATTCCTGCGCTACGCCGAGCGCGCCGAGAAACATCGCGCGGCCGGCGCACGCTATGGCGCGGTGCGCCGCCGCCTCGAAGCGATTTACGCGGGCGATGCCGATGCGCGCGACGGCCACTACCTCACCGCCATCCGCGACGAACTCGACCGGCTCGCCGAAGATTCCCCCAACGTGCCGCCGCGCGTTTTCTACCGCACGCAGCGAACGCTGTCCGCGGATGCGCAGCGCAAGCGCGGCGACTAA
- a CDS encoding DUF4118 domain-containing protein, whose product MEVQNARRWAPRGTRAWLAAAAALAIASGVRLLLHPFIGPFLPGSAFCIAASLVEYFFGLAPALTVMLLGLCIADYLFVPPYADITVFDRADLALVISYPLVTLLVIVLIERLRRSQFRAELIASVAQSRYEMLLRHDNERMLARRAVDETHRLLRHLSHHHKTFIFIQALERNALQPVDDLKPQSALPRLPNEIAPGPRFADADPDDIARLSKALWPGSHRVRMKSGDGAAKLTECVCERFTTHAGDFLVLRIGT is encoded by the coding sequence ATGGAAGTTCAGAACGCCCGACGCTGGGCACCACGGGGAACGCGCGCCTGGCTTGCCGCCGCGGCCGCATTGGCGATTGCCAGCGGTGTGCGTCTGTTGCTCCACCCCTTCATCGGCCCATTTCTGCCGGGCTCCGCCTTTTGTATTGCGGCATCGCTGGTCGAATATTTTTTCGGGCTGGCGCCGGCATTGACGGTCATGCTGCTCGGCCTGTGCATTGCCGACTATCTATTCGTGCCGCCTTACGCGGACATTACCGTATTCGATCGCGCGGACCTGGCGCTGGTGATTTCCTATCCGCTCGTCACGCTGCTGGTGATCGTTCTGATCGAGCGTTTGCGGCGCTCGCAATTTCGCGCGGAGCTCATTGCGTCGGTCGCGCAGTCGCGCTATGAAATGCTGCTGCGTCATGATAACGAACGCATGCTGGCGCGGCGCGCCGTCGACGAAACGCATCGACTGCTGCGGCATCTGTCGCATCATCACAAGACCTTTATTTTCATTCAGGCGCTCGAGCGCAACGCCTTGCAGCCGGTGGACGACCTCAAGCCGCAAAGCGCGCTACCGCGTTTGCCCAATGAAATCGCTCCGGGCCCGCGCTTTGCCGACGCTGATCCCGACGACATTGCGCGGCTTAGCAAGGCACTGTGGCCGGGCAGCCATCGCGTACGCATGAAAAGCGGCGACGGCGCCGCGAAGCTCACCGAATGCGTGTGCGAGCGTTTCACGACGCACGCCGGCGACTTCCTCGTGCTGCGGATCGGAACCTGA
- a CDS encoding alpha/beta hydrolase: MSQPTTRPTSQPSALFFPGDDHAVLMLHGLSSSPLELRFLARFLNAEGFTTCAPLLPGYSAGSDEAAMETWIEAAVREYDALAARFTRVSICGLSIGAALALALAQRRPQAQSLVLLSLTLSYDGWAMPWYRFLLDWAYYTPLRKRWRYREAAPFGLRNEALRAKIARAMQRSDFSEVGPSTISLPALHEASRLASNVRALVRDIKTDCLIVHAIDDETSSPRNARFVAGHIGAAFLRTIWLDDSYHMITSDNEREIVARETALFLRESEAAHSGDEGGKQPVVSKALARRLRQLAALGKERA, encoded by the coding sequence ATGAGCCAGCCGACCACCCGGCCGACCAGCCAGCCGAGCGCCCTGTTCTTCCCCGGCGACGACCATGCCGTGCTGATGTTGCACGGCCTCTCGAGTTCGCCGCTCGAATTGCGCTTCCTCGCGCGCTTTCTGAACGCCGAAGGCTTCACCACCTGCGCGCCGTTGTTGCCCGGCTATAGCGCCGGTTCCGACGAAGCCGCGATGGAAACGTGGATCGAGGCCGCCGTGCGCGAGTACGACGCGCTGGCCGCGCGCTTCACGCGCGTGTCGATCTGCGGCCTGTCGATTGGCGCGGCGTTGGCGCTCGCGCTGGCGCAGCGCCGGCCGCAGGCGCAGTCGCTCGTGCTGCTTTCGCTCACGCTCTCGTACGACGGCTGGGCGATGCCGTGGTATCGCTTCCTGCTCGACTGGGCGTACTACACGCCGCTACGCAAACGCTGGCGCTATCGCGAAGCCGCGCCGTTCGGCCTGCGCAACGAAGCGCTCCGGGCAAAGATCGCCCGCGCCATGCAACGCAGCGATTTCAGCGAAGTCGGGCCGTCGACGATCTCGCTGCCTGCGCTGCACGAAGCGAGCCGCCTCGCGTCGAATGTGCGCGCGCTTGTGCGCGACATCAAGACCGATTGCCTGATCGTCCATGCAATCGACGATGAAACCTCGAGCCCGCGTAATGCCCGCTTCGTCGCCGGACATATCGGCGCGGCCTTCTTGCGCACGATCTGGCTGGATGATTCGTATCACATGATCACGTCGGACAACGAGCGCGAGATCGTCGCGCGCGAAACCGCGCTGTTTTTGCGCGAAAGCGAAGCCGCTCACAGCGGCGACGAAGGCGGCAAACAACCCGTCGTCTCAAAGGCGCTGGCGCGCCGTCTCAGGCAACTTGCGGCGCTCGGCAAGGAACGCGCATGA
- a CDS encoding MipA/OmpV family protein, whose amino-acid sequence MTARKPVRPTPASLLLAAALGLSAAPAAHADDTALNANAGADTGTSTVTSTSADSKWKIGVGPGVVITPKYPGSRQLSYIPFPALDISYDDRFFSQGPDVLGVNVLRGPAYHVGAALSFDFQSRKESDDPRLHGLGDVDGGPKLKLFADYTWWAFTGSVELYQDIAGHHQGTTVSTDVLASAPAGGWLFSVGPGFTWANGTYTRTFFGVSDQQSAASGLPTYRTSAGVRDIHMNAMVTYDFSRHWNGSVAATFGRLQHDAANSPITEKRFELNTLASVNYKF is encoded by the coding sequence ATGACGGCGCGCAAACCTGTGAGACCGACGCCGGCATCGTTGCTGCTCGCCGCAGCGCTGGGTCTTTCGGCGGCACCCGCCGCCCACGCCGACGACACCGCTTTAAACGCGAATGCAGGTGCTGATACCGGCACGAGCACTGTCACAAGCACGTCCGCCGACAGCAAATGGAAGATCGGCGTCGGCCCCGGCGTCGTGATAACGCCGAAATATCCGGGCTCGCGGCAGCTGAGCTACATCCCCTTCCCGGCGCTCGATATCTCTTACGACGACCGGTTCTTCTCACAAGGCCCGGACGTGCTCGGCGTGAATGTGCTGCGTGGTCCCGCGTATCACGTGGGCGCCGCGCTGAGTTTCGATTTCCAGTCGCGCAAGGAGTCGGACGATCCGCGCCTGCACGGTCTCGGCGACGTGGACGGCGGCCCCAAGCTGAAGCTGTTCGCCGACTACACATGGTGGGCATTCACGGGCTCGGTCGAGTTGTATCAGGACATCGCCGGACATCATCAAGGGACGACTGTCAGCACCGACGTACTGGCGTCGGCGCCGGCGGGCGGCTGGCTGTTTTCAGTCGGTCCGGGTTTCACGTGGGCGAACGGCACCTATACGCGGACCTTCTTCGGCGTGTCGGACCAGCAAAGCGCCGCGTCGGGACTGCCCACCTACCGAACGAGCGCGGGCGTGCGGGACATTCATATGAACGCGATGGTGACGTACGATTTTTCGCGCCACTGGAACGGTTCGGTCGCCGCGACCTTCGGGCGTCTTCAGCATGATGCAGCGAACAGCCCGATTACCGAAAAGCGCTTCGAACTCAATACGCTCGCTTCCGTGAACTACAAGTTCTAG
- a CDS encoding YceH family protein, translated as MNSTPDASSRPSIRALTLLEGRVLGVLVEKQHTVPDSYPLSLNALTLGCNQKTGRAPVMNATEAEVLTAVDGLKRLSLVMEGSSSRVPRFEHNMNRVLGLPSQSAALLTILLLRGPQTAAELRLNSARLHGFADISSVEAFLDELAANDPPRVVKLARVPGERENRWMHLLCGEVSVSELAQPGDEDDSVPLSAFEAVKAEQKRLADEVSRLQTLVRRMAAELGIDAGDLTAGE; from the coding sequence ATGAATTCCACTCCCGACGCTTCTTCCCGTCCTTCGATCCGTGCGTTGACCCTGCTTGAAGGACGCGTGCTCGGCGTGCTCGTCGAAAAGCAGCACACGGTGCCGGACAGCTATCCGCTTTCGCTGAACGCGCTGACCTTGGGCTGCAACCAGAAGACCGGCCGCGCGCCGGTCATGAACGCCACGGAAGCCGAGGTGCTGACCGCCGTCGACGGCCTGAAGCGGCTGAGCCTCGTGATGGAAGGCAGCAGCAGCCGCGTGCCGCGCTTCGAGCACAACATGAATCGCGTGCTCGGGCTGCCGAGCCAGTCGGCGGCGTTGCTGACCATCTTGCTGCTGCGTGGTCCGCAAACCGCGGCTGAATTGCGCCTGAACAGCGCGCGTCTGCATGGCTTCGCGGATATCTCGTCGGTCGAGGCGTTTCTCGACGAACTCGCGGCCAACGACCCGCCACGGGTCGTGAAACTTGCCCGCGTGCCGGGCGAGCGCGAGAACCGCTGGATGCATCTGCTGTGCGGTGAAGTGAGCGTGAGCGAATTGGCGCAGCCGGGCGATGAAGACGACTCGGTGCCGTTGTCCGCGTTCGAGGCAGTCAAGGCCGAACAGAAGCGTCTCGCCGACGAAGTGAGCCGGCTGCAGACCTTGGTACGCCGCATGGCGGCGGAGCTGGGTATCGATGCCGGCGATCTCACGGCAGGCGAATAG
- a CDS encoding lipocalin family protein: MALRRQSVLRVSTLSLALGAVCLLGACALSPAGKSGNAHVPEPAKPVDLSRYVGRWYELARYENGFERDCEAVTAEYATRDDGLIDVTNSCHKGGVNGALDVSKGRAKMVAGSQNARLKVSFFGPFFFGNYWVLDHADDYSWSIVGEPSGRYLWILTREAIPAASVKDALIERVRALGYDTSMLRMTRHE; the protein is encoded by the coding sequence ATGGCATTACGCCGACAATCGGTGCTGCGCGTCAGCACCCTTTCACTTGCGCTTGGCGCGGTGTGCCTGCTCGGCGCCTGCGCGCTCAGTCCAGCCGGCAAGAGCGGCAATGCGCATGTGCCCGAGCCCGCCAAGCCGGTCGACCTGAGCCGCTATGTCGGCCGATGGTACGAACTGGCGCGCTATGAAAACGGCTTCGAACGCGATTGCGAAGCGGTCACCGCCGAGTACGCCACGCGCGACGACGGCCTGATCGACGTCACCAACAGTTGCCATAAAGGCGGCGTGAACGGAGCGCTCGACGTGTCGAAAGGCCGCGCGAAAATGGTCGCCGGCTCGCAGAATGCCAGGCTGAAGGTGTCGTTCTTCGGACCGTTCTTTTTCGGCAACTACTGGGTGCTCGATCACGCGGACGACTATAGCTGGTCGATCGTCGGCGAGCCCAGCGGCCGTTATCTATGGATTCTCACGCGCGAGGCCATCCCCGCCGCGAGCGTGAAGGACGCGCTGATCGAGCGGGTTCGCGCGCTCGGCTACGACACGTCCATGCTGCGCATGACCCGGCACGAGTGA
- a CDS encoding helix-turn-helix domain-containing protein codes for METTLTDDNAIDRRIAQRLRALRAERNWSLDELAKLSGVSRATLSRLENAAVSPTANVLGKLCVAYGLPMSRLMHMVEEDFAPLVPRAAQPLWTDASVGFRRRSVSPPAQALSGEALECELDAGVQIAYDASPRPGLEHHLILLDGELQITVDGQSHGLQPGDCLRYQLFGPSAFVTPAHSGARYLLFIV; via the coding sequence ATGGAAACCACACTCACCGATGACAACGCCATCGACCGCCGCATCGCCCAGCGGCTGCGCGCGTTGCGCGCCGAGCGCAACTGGTCGCTCGACGAGCTCGCCAAACTCAGCGGCGTGAGCCGCGCAACCTTGTCACGCCTCGAAAACGCCGCCGTGAGCCCGACGGCGAACGTGCTCGGCAAGCTCTGCGTGGCTTACGGACTGCCGATGTCGCGCCTGATGCACATGGTCGAGGAAGATTTCGCGCCGCTCGTGCCGCGCGCCGCCCAGCCGCTCTGGACCGACGCCAGCGTCGGCTTCCGGCGGCGCTCCGTGTCGCCGCCCGCGCAGGCGCTGAGCGGCGAGGCGCTCGAATGCGAACTCGACGCGGGCGTGCAGATCGCCTACGACGCGTCGCCGCGGCCTGGGCTCGAACATCATCTGATCCTGCTCGACGGAGAACTGCAAATCACCGTCGACGGCCAGAGCCACGGCCTGCAACCGGGCGACTGCCTGCGCTATCAACTGTTCGGTCCCAGCGCATTCGTGACGCCCGCGCATAGCGGCGCCCGCTATCTTCTCTTTATCGTGTGA
- a CDS encoding GNAT family N-acetyltransferase — translation MSVSTLTNITTFTADDLVRHLPELGALLRACVHDGASVGFVMPCDVDESEAFWRGKVLPSLRAGGVVLLVARRGGTIAGTVQLDYDTMPNQRHRAEVRKLLVHPGFRRQGIARALMTELERHASVLQRSLLTLDTRTGDHAEPLYTDLGYRTAGVIPGYARGTHTHEFDATTIMYKAL, via the coding sequence ATGAGCGTGAGCACCCTCACTAACATCACCACCTTCACCGCCGACGATCTCGTGCGTCATCTTCCCGAACTCGGCGCGCTGCTGCGCGCCTGCGTGCATGACGGCGCGAGCGTCGGCTTTGTGATGCCGTGTGACGTCGACGAGAGTGAAGCGTTCTGGCGCGGCAAAGTATTGCCTTCGCTGCGTGCCGGCGGTGTGGTGCTGCTGGTCGCGCGTCGAGGCGGGACGATCGCCGGCACCGTGCAACTCGATTACGACACAATGCCGAATCAGCGGCATCGCGCCGAAGTGCGCAAGCTGCTGGTCCATCCGGGCTTTCGCCGCCAAGGCATCGCGCGGGCGCTGATGACGGAACTCGAACGCCACGCTTCGGTATTGCAGCGCAGCCTGCTCACGCTCGACACCCGCACCGGCGACCACGCCGAGCCGCTTTACACGGACCTCGGCTATCGCACAGCCGGCGTGATCCCTGGATACGCTCGCGGCACGCACACCCATGAGTTCGATGCGACCACCATCATGTACAAGGCGCTATGA
- a CDS encoding PaaI family thioesterase, which produces MSDFPIDNPFLESLGVRLTQWRDGYAELLMPIDASKLNRQGVLQGGAIATLLDAAAGYAGIFAASGAPARHAFTLSLTTNYLDKGLGESVTAKGFLERAGRSIFFSRGEAWVDGKLLIASAQGTFKYSRTT; this is translated from the coding sequence ATGTCCGACTTTCCTATCGACAACCCGTTCCTCGAGTCGCTTGGCGTTCGTCTCACGCAATGGCGCGATGGCTACGCCGAACTGCTCATGCCGATCGACGCGAGCAAGCTCAATCGCCAGGGCGTGCTGCAAGGCGGCGCGATCGCGACGCTGCTCGATGCGGCGGCCGGCTATGCGGGAATCTTCGCGGCAAGCGGCGCGCCGGCGCGGCATGCTTTCACGCTCTCGCTGACCACCAACTATCTCGACAAGGGACTCGGCGAGTCCGTCACCGCGAAGGGTTTTCTGGAGCGCGCGGGCCGCTCGATTTTCTTCTCACGTGGCGAGGCCTGGGTGGACGGCAAGCTGCTGATCGCCAGCGCGCAGGGCACGTTCAAGTATTCACGGACAACCTGA